Below is a window of Enterobacter kobei DNA.
CAGTGAGCTATATGACACATTTAGCCACACTCCGGGTGTGGTTTGTTTGATTGCGCGCATATTCGCGCATGAAACGAAAATAAATGAACATTTGTTGCGTGAAATGAGCGCGTTGTCATATTTCTGTAACATTCAACGCGACTTTTGCTGCGTTAACGTCCAGGCTTCACCCGCCGCACCCGTTTGCGGCGGCGTTACGTTCGTTTTCACTCATTACAAAACAACACATGCCACGGAGGCTTTATGTTGAGCATCTTTAAACCTGCCGCGCATCAACCCCGGTTACCGGAGCAGCAGATCGATCCGTACTACCGGCGTTTACGCTGGCAGATTTTCATGGGCATTTTCTTCGGCTACGCGGCTTACTACCTGGTGCGGAAAAACTTTGCGCTGGCGATGCCGTTCCTGGTGGAACAGGGCTTTTCGCGTGGCGATCTGGGCTTTGCGCTGTCGGGTATTTCTATTGCCTACGGCTTTTCCAAATTCATCATGGGATCGGTGTCGGATCGCTCCAATCCGCGCGTTTTCTTACCGGCCGGGCTGATCCTTGCCGCCGCCGTGATGCTGTTTATGGGCTTTGTGCCCTGGGCCACTTCCAGCATTGCCGTGATGTTTGTGCTGCTGTTCTTATGTGGCTGGTTCCAGGGTATGGGCTGGCCGCCGTGCGGACGCACCATGGTGCACTGGTGGTCACAGAAAGAGCGCGGCGGGATCGTGTCAGTGTGGAACTGCGCGCATAACGTCGGCGGGGGTATTCCGCCCCTGCTGTTCCTGCTCGGCATGGCGTGGTTCAACGACTGGAAAGCGGCGCTCTATATGCCGGCGTTCGCGGCTATCGTCGTGGCGTTCATTGCGTTTGCGCTGATGCGCGACACCCCGCAGTCCTGCGGATTGCCGCCTATCGAAGAGTATAAAAATGACTATCCCGATGACTACAGCGAGAAAACCGAAGAAGAGCTGACGGCGAAGCAGATTTTTATGCAGTACGTGCTGCCAAATAAATTGCTCTGGTATATCGCCATTGCCAACGTGTTTGTCTATCTGCTGCGCTACGGCATTCTCGACTGGTCGCCCACCTATCTGAAAGAGGTGAAGCACTTCGCGCTGGATAAATCCTCCTGGGCCTATTTCCTCTATGAATACGCCGGTATTCCGGGCACGCTGCTGTGCGGCTGGATGTCGGATAAAGTGTTCAGGGGCAACCGTGGCGCGACCGGCGTGTTCTTTATGACGTTGGTGACTATCGCAACCGTGGTGTACTGGCTTAACCCGCCGGGCAACCCGACGGTAGATATGATCTGCATGATCGTTATCGGTTTCCTGATTTATGGCCCGGTAATGCTGATTGGTCTGCATGCGCTGGAGCTGGCACCTAAAAAAGCGGCAGGGACGGCGGCAGGCTTCACCGGCCTGTTTGGTTATCTCGGCGGGTCGGTCGCGGCCAGCGCCATTGTCGGTTACACCGTCGATTTCTTCGGCTGGGACGGCGGCTTTATGGTGATGATTGGCGGCAGTATCATCGCTGTGCTGCTGTTGCTGGTGGTGATGATGGGTGAGAAAAGACACCACGAAGCACTAGCCCGTAAACGCGCTTAAGTTCGCCCCGATGCCTCTCCATCCGGAGGGGCATTTTTTTGCCCGGATTTCGGGTGCAGCATTTCATGCTGCAAAAAAGCCATAAATTGATATTTAAAGTTAATGATCCGGATAGCGATCACATTACTGGTGTTTGGACTTTTTATAGTCCATATCGCATGGATAAATGCTTAATATTTTGCTTATGTTGTGTAAATATTTTGTCGACCCGCAATAGCTTATGCCAAAATTACCCTCCCCCTGTATGTTGAAACTAATTCCCATAGCCATATAATCGACCTTATTGACAGTATGGCCTATGAACAGGAATAAAAAAGGCATCCTTGCCAAGTTTCAGAACAAATGAGCAACGACACGATGGGATATCGGCTGTACGGCTACGTTATAGGCAAAGAAGTTCACTTCGAAATTGACAACGGAAGGCTTTACCGGCTTCCGCAGGGAAGTACTGAGAAATATTTTATGTTCGGCTCAGTATTATTTAATCATACGATGTTGCAGCTATTTATCTATTTACTTCAGCATGGTCGGCAGAACATTGTGACCAAGGAAGAACTGCTGCGCGTGGTGTGGGAGGAGAACGATCTGGTTCCGTCTACCCAGCGCCTGTGGCAGGTTCTGAAGAATCTCAACCGGCGTCTGAGCTTGCTGGGGTTGCCGGAAGATTTTATCACCAGCGTTCGCGGAAGCGGTTACTGCATCAATTATGTCGATATTACGCCTATTTATTACAGGGTGAGTGAACTCCATCAGCATCCGGAAGAAATAAAGGAGAGCTAGTTATTCCTGTGTGAGTGATGTCAACCAGGATTTTAACCCTGAACAGTTGTGTTCAGGGTTTTTTTATATTATTTACAAACACCACAGCGTGCGGCCAGGCTGAAATAATAAACGCGGGAAAGTAATTTTTACAGGAGTCTGGACGCGCTATAACTCAATTTCAATATCGCCACGGGCGCGGCAACAGCAGGGGAGGATCTCGCCTGCGGAAATAAAAGCCAGCGGTTCGGTCAGCCAGTCAACCTGGCCTGCCACCAGCCGCGTACGGCAGGAGCCACAGTAACCTTCGCGGCATTGGTATTCTACCGCCACCTGGTGAGATTCCAGCGCCGCCAGCAACGACGGGTGTTCATCCTGGCACAGTAATTCCGTGCCAGAGATGCGCAGAGTGACGCGGCTCATCAGAGCTGGAAATCACTCAGATCGTCAGTATTCACTTCGGAATCAATCTGACCGACCAGATAAGAACTGACTTCCACTTCCTGCGGTGCCACCTGCACGTTATCCGATACCAGCCAGGCGTTAATCCACGGGATCGGGTTCGAGCGGGTCTGGAACGGCAGATCAAGCCCCACGGCCTGCATGCGGATGTTGGTAATGTAGTCCACATACTGGCAGAGGATGTCTTTGTTCAGGCCGATCATGGAGCCGCCCTGGAACAGGTATTCTGCCCACTCTTTCTCCTGCTCAGCCGCCAGCACGAACAGGTTGTAGCAATCCTGTTTGCACTCTTCGGCGATCTCGGCCATTTCCGGATCGTCCACGCCGCTGCGCAGCAGGTTCAGCATATGCTGCGTGCCCGTCAGGTGCAGGGCTTCATCGCGGGCGATCAGTTTGATGATTTTGGCGTTGCCTTCCATCAACTCGCGCTCGGCAAAGGCGAAAGAGCAGGCGAAACTGACGTAGAAACGGATCGCTTCCAGCGCGTTGACGCTCATCAGGCACAGGTAAAGCTTCTTCTTCAGCTCGCGCAGGTTAACGGTTACGGTTTTGCCGTTGACGTTATGCGTGCCTTCGCCCAGCAGATGCCAGTAGCTGGTTAGCTCGATCAGATCATCGTAGTAATGAGAGATGCCTTCGGCGCGTTTGAGGATCTGCTCGTTGGTCACGATATCGTCAAACACGACCGCCGGATCGTTGACGATATTGCGAATGATATGGGTATAAGAGCGGGAATGGATCGTTTCTGAGAACGCCCAGGTTTCAACCCAGGTTTCCAGCTCCGGAATAGAGATCAGCGGCAACAGCGCCACGTTCGGGCTACGTCCCTGAATGGAGTCCAGCAGCGTCTGGTATTTCAGGTTGCTTAAAAAGATGTGCTTTTCGTGTTCCGGCAGCGCCTGGAAATCGATACGGTCACGGGACACGTCAACTTCTTCCGGACGCCAGAAGAAGGAGAGTTGTTTTTCGATCAGCTTTTCGAAGATGTCATATTTTTGCTGATCGTAGCGCGCAACGTTTACCGACTGGCCGAAGAACATCGGTTCCAGAAGCTGATTATTTTTCGTTTGTGAAAAGGTGGTGTATGCCATGCGAGTATTTCCTGTCCTGCTATTATACGCCGGGTGGCGATTCGCTTACCCGGCCTACAAAACCTAATCCGTAGGCCCGGCAAGCTTTGCGCCGCCGGGCAATTTATTAGATCTTACACGCGCCGCTTTCGCAGCCATCATCCTGAATGGACGGCACCATATCATCCTGTGAATCTTCAGCACCGTCGCGGGTGTTCTGATAATACAGGGTTTTCACGCCAAATTTGTAGGCGGTCAGCAGGTCTTTCAACAGCTGCTGCATCGGTACTTTACCTGACGGGAAGCGCGTCGGATCGTAGTTGGTGTTGGCAGAGATCGACTGGTCGATGAACTTCTGCATGATGCCTACCAGTTGCAGATAACCGTCGTTATTCGGCATATCCCACAGCAGTTCATAGCTGTCTTTCAGGTGCTCATAATCCGGCACGACCTGACGCAGAATGCCGTCTTTCGACGCTTTGATACTTACGTGGCCGCGCGGCGGTTCAATACCGTTGGTGGCATTAGAGATCTGCGACGAGGTTTCAGACGGCATCAGCGCAGAGAGCGTGGAGTTACGCAGACCGTGCGTTTTAATCGATTCACGCAGCGCTTCCCAGTCGTAATGCAGCTCTTTGGTGACAATCGCGTCGAGATCTTTTTTGTAGGTATCGGTCGGCAGAATACCTTTCGCATAGGTGGTTTCATTGAACCACGGGCAGGCACCTTGCTCTTTCGCCAGTTCGTTAGAGGCTTTCAGCAGGAAGTACTGAATAGCTTCAAACGTTTTGTGGGTCAGGTTGTTGGCGCTGCCGTCGGAGTAACGCACGCCATGCTTCGCTAAATAGTAGGCGAAGTTAATCACGCCAATACCCAGCGTACGACGGCCCATGGCACCGCGCTTGGCAGCCGGGATCGGGTAGTCCTGATAATCCAGCAGCGCATCAAGTGCACGCACCGCGAGGGTCGCCAGCTCTTCCAGCTCGTCCAGCGAGTTAATTGCACCGAGGTTAAACGCCGACAGCGTACACAGGGCGATTTCGCCGTTTTCGTCGTTCACATCCATCAGCGGTTTGGTCGGCAGGGCGATTTCCAGGCACAGGTTAGACTGGCGTACCGGGGCAATGGCCGGATCGAACGGGCTGTGGGTGTTGCAGTGGTCAACGTTCTGAATATAGATACGGCCCGTGGAGGCGCGTTCCTGCATCATCAGCGAGAACAGCTCTACCGCTTTCACGCGCTGTTTGCGGATGCTGTCGTCTTTTTCATAACGGGTGTACAGACGCTCAAATTCGTCCTGATCGGCGAAGAACGCATCGTACAGGCCTGGCACGTCGGACGGGCTGAACAGGGTGATGTCTTCACCTTTCAGCAGACGGGTGTACATCAGTTTGTTGATCTGTACGCCGTAGTCCATGTGACGCACGCGGTTGCCTTCCACGCCACGGTTATTTTTCAGCACCAGCAGGCTTTCCACTTCCAGATGCCACATCGGGTAGAACAGCGTCGCTGCACCACCGCGCACGCCGCCCTGGGAGCAGGATTTCACCGCAGTCTGGAAATGCTTGTAGAACGGAATACAGCCGGTGTGGAAGGCTTCGCCACCACGGATCGGGCTGCCCAGCGCACGGATGCGACCGGCGTTGATGCCGATACCGGCGCGCTGGGAAACGTATTTCACAATGGCGCTGGAGGTGGCGTTAATGGAATCCAGGCTGTCGCCGCACTCGATCAGGACGCAGGAGCTGAACTGACGGGTTGGGGTGCGCACGCCGGACATGATCGGCGTCGGCAGGGAAATCTTAAAGGTGGAGACCGCGTCATAGAAACGCTTCACGTAGTCCAGACGGGTTTCACGCGGGTAGTTCGAGAACAGGCACGCGGCCACGAGGATATACAGGAACTGCGCGCTCTCGTAGATTTCGCCGGTCACGCGGTTCTGCACCAGGTATTTGCCTTCCAGCTGCTTCACGGCAGCGTAGGAGAAGGTCAGGTCGCGATCGTGTTCGATAAACGCGTCCATCTGGCGGAACTCTTCTTCGCTGTAGTCTTCCAGCAGATGATGGTCATATTTGCCCAGCTCAACCATTTTCAGCACGTGGTTGAACAGCGTCGGCGGCTCAAACTGGCCGTAGGCTTTTTTGCGCAGATGGAAAATCGCCAGGCGTGCGGCGAGGTACTGATAGTCTGGCGCGTCGCGGGAAATCAGATCGGCGGCAGCTTTGATGATCGTTTCATGGATATCGGAGGTTTTAATGCCGTCATAAAACTGAATGTGCGAACGCAGTTCAACCTGAGAGATCGAGACGTTATTCAGCCCTTCTGCCGCCCAATCCAGTACGCGGTGGATTTTATCCAGATTGATGCGCTCAGTACGACCATCACGCTTTGTCACCAGCAGACTCTGATTCATGTGGGATTTACCTGTCCGTGAAATAGAAAAAATATCCCCCAATTATCCACAAGTCCGCGCTGTGGCTAACTCTGTGGATAAATACTACATATAGGGGGTTTGCGATAAGAGAAACGCTATATGGTGAGTATTCTAGTTGGGATTCTTTTGAGTACAAGAGTTGATTTTGGCGTTAATTTAAGGTTGCGAAAAGGTAAGAATCGCTAAGTCCCCGAACTGTAAGGCCTCCAGGGGAAGTCAATCATTTGCAAAAAAAATAAGAAATTTGATCGAGTGCTGATTTCTTCATCGGCGTAAGAAAATTGCGTAACGTCCTGTCACGCAATCTTCATAACAATTGCGCATGACGTTAGTCGTTTTGTGCTTTTGTATGCAGCATATAGTTAACGTCAACGCCCGGCGCGAGCTTGAATTTGTCCGTCAGCGGGTTGTAGTGCAGGCCGGTGATGTGGCATTCCTTTAGCACGGTTTCGTCTACCCAACCCAGCAATTCCGCCGGTTTGATGAACTTTTTCACGTCGTGCGTGCCTTTGGGCACCATGCGCAGCACGTATTCCGCGCCGACTACTGCCATCAGCCAGGCTTTCCTGTTGCGGTTAAGCGTGGAGAAGAAGACATGGCCGCCGGGTTTCACCAGTTTTGCACAGGCGTGCACTACCGATTGCGGATCGGGGACGTGCTCCAGCATCTCCATGCAGGTCACCACATCGTACTGCTGCGGATGGGCGGCGGCGTGCTCTTCTACGGTGCGCTGCACGTAGTCAACTTTTACGCCGGACTCCAGTCCATGCAGGCGTGCCACCTGGAGCGGTTCAAAGCCCATATCCAGCCCGGTGACGTTTGCGCCTTCGCGCGCCATGCTCTCCGCAAGGATACCGCCACCGCAGCCCACGTCCAGCACGGTCTTGCCAAACAGGCCACCGGCGCGTTCAGCAATATAGCCCAGGCGCAGCGGGTTAATACGGTGCAAGGGCTTAAACTCGCCTTCCAGATCCCACCAGCGGGAAGCGACCGCTTCAAATTTCGCGATTTCATCGTGGTCAACGTTGTGAGCCACCGACGGTTTTTCGGCATTCATGGGCGCTTTTACTCCTTTATCAACAAGACCGTGGAGTATATCAGGCCGTGGGCGCGAATAAACCGATTGGTTTACCTCTCACGCGCGGGCTGTGTTATAATTTGCGACCTTTGAATCCGGGATACAGTAGAGGGATAGCGGTTACATGAGCGACCTTGCGAGAGAAATTACACCGGTTAACATCGAGGAAGAGCTGAAGAGCTCCTATCTGGACTATGCGATGTCGGTCATTGTTGGCCGTGCGCTGCCGGATGTCCGCGATGGCTTAAAACCGGTTCACCGTCGCGTATTATACGCCATGAACGTATTGGGCAATGACTGGAACAAAGCCTACAAAAAATCTGCCCGCGTCGTCGGTGATGTCATCGGTAAATACCATCCTCATGGTGATACCGCGGTATATGACACTATCGTTCGTATGGCGCAGCCATTCTCCTTACGTTACATGCTGGTCGACGGCCAGGGTAACTTCGGTTCCGTAGACGGCGACTCCGCCGCAGCGATGCGTTATACGGAAATCCGTATGTCGAAGATCGCCCACGAACTGATGGCCGATCTGGAAAAAGAAACCGTCGATTTTGTGGACAACTATGACGGCACGGAAAGAATTCCGGACGTTATGCCCACCAAAATCCCCAACCTGCTGGTTAACGGGGCATCCGGTATCGCCGTAGGTATGGCGACCAACATTCCGCCGCACAACCTGACGGAAGTGATCAACGGCTGTCTGGCCTATATCGACGATGAAAACATCAGCGTCGAAGGCCTGATGGAGCACATCCCAGGGCCTGACTTCCCGACGTCCGCCATTATTAATGGCCGTCGTGGTATTGAAGAGGCCTATCGTACCGGTCGCGGTAAAATCTACATTCGCGCGCGCGCGGAAGTGGAAGCCGATGCGAAAACCGGTCGCGAAACCATTATCGTGCACGAAATTCCGTATCAGGTGAACAAAGCGCGCCTGATCGAGAAAATCGCCGAACTGGTAAAAGAAAAACGTCTGGAAGGCATCAGCGGCCTGCGCGACGAGTCCGATAAAGACGGTATGCGCATTGTCATTGAGATCAAACGCGATGCCGTGGGCGAAGTGGTGCTGAACAACCTCTATTCGCAGACCCAGATGCAGGTGTCCTTCGGTATCAACATGGTGGCACTGCACCACGGCCAGCCGAAGATCATGAACCTGAAAGACATTCTTTCAGCGTTCGTGCGCCACCGCCGTGAAGTGGTGACGCGTCGTACCATTTTCGAACTGCGTAAAGCCCGCGACCGTGCGCACATCCTCGAAGCGCTGGCCATTGCGCTGGCGAACATCGACCCGATTATCGAGCTGATCCGCCGTGCGCCGACCCCGGCCGAAGCGAAAGCCGGTCTGGTGGCGCGCTCCTGGGAACTGGGCAACGTCTCCGCCATGCTGGAACGTGCGGGCGATGACGCTGCGCGTCCTGAGTGGCTGGAGCCGGAATTCGGCGTGCGTGACGGTCAGTACTATCTGACTGAACAGCAGGCACAGGCGATTCTGGATCTGCGTTTGCAGAAACTGACTGGCCTTGAGCATGAAAAACTGCTCGACGAATACAAAGAACTGCTGGAACAGATCGCCGAACTGCTGCGCATTCTGGGCAGCGCCGATCGTCTGATGGAAGTGATCCGCGAAGAGCTGGAACTGGTTCGTGAACAGTTTGGCGATGCGCGTCGCACCGAAATCACCGCGAACACCGCCGATATCAACATCGAAGATCTGATCAGCCAGGAAGACGTGGTCGTCACCCTGTCTCACCAGGGCTACGTGAAGTATCAGCCGCTGACGGATTACGAAGCGCAACGTCGTGGTGGTAAAGGTAAATCGGCTGCCCGTATTAAAGAAGAAGACTTTATCGATCGTCTGCTGGTGGCGAACACCCATGACACTATCCTCTGCTTCTCCAGCCGTGGCCGTCTGTACTGGATGAAAGTGTACCAGTTGCCGGAAGCGAGCCGTGGCGCACGTGGACGTCCTATCGTCAACCTGCTGCCGCTGGAAGCGAACGAACGTATCACCGCTATCCTGCCGGTACGCGAGTACGAAGAGGGCGTGAACGTCTTTATGGCGACCGCCAGCGGTACCGTGAAGAAAACGGCGCTGACTGAATTCAGCCGTCCGCGCTCTGCCGGCATTATCGCGGTGAACCTGAACGAAGGCGACGAGTTGATTGGCGTTGACCTGACCTCCGGCTCTGACGAAGTGATGCTGTTCTCTGCCGCCGGTAAAGTGGTGCGCTTTAAAGAG
It encodes the following:
- the glpT gene encoding glycerol-3-phosphate transporter; its protein translation is MLSIFKPAAHQPRLPEQQIDPYYRRLRWQIFMGIFFGYAAYYLVRKNFALAMPFLVEQGFSRGDLGFALSGISIAYGFSKFIMGSVSDRSNPRVFLPAGLILAAAVMLFMGFVPWATSSIAVMFVLLFLCGWFQGMGWPPCGRTMVHWWSQKERGGIVSVWNCAHNVGGGIPPLLFLLGMAWFNDWKAALYMPAFAAIVVAFIAFALMRDTPQSCGLPPIEEYKNDYPDDYSEKTEEELTAKQIFMQYVLPNKLLWYIAIANVFVYLLRYGILDWSPTYLKEVKHFALDKSSWAYFLYEYAGIPGTLLCGWMSDKVFRGNRGATGVFFMTLVTIATVVYWLNPPGNPTVDMICMIVIGFLIYGPVMLIGLHALELAPKKAAGTAAGFTGLFGYLGGSVAASAIVGYTVDFFGWDGGFMVMIGGSIIAVLLLLVVMMGEKRHHEALARKRA
- a CDS encoding winged helix-turn-helix domain-containing protein, which gives rise to MSNDTMGYRLYGYVIGKEVHFEIDNGRLYRLPQGSTEKYFMFGSVLFNHTMLQLFIYLLQHGRQNIVTKEELLRVVWEENDLVPSTQRLWQVLKNLNRRLSLLGLPEDFITSVRGSGYCINYVDITPIYYRVSELHQHPEEIKES
- the yfaE gene encoding class I ribonucleotide reductase maintenance protein YfaE, with product MSRVTLRISGTELLCQDEHPSLLAALESHQVAVEYQCREGYCGSCRTRLVAGQVDWLTEPLAFISAGEILPCCCRARGDIEIEL
- the nrdB gene encoding class Ia ribonucleoside-diphosphate reductase subunit beta, with amino-acid sequence MAYTTFSQTKNNQLLEPMFFGQSVNVARYDQQKYDIFEKLIEKQLSFFWRPEEVDVSRDRIDFQALPEHEKHIFLSNLKYQTLLDSIQGRSPNVALLPLISIPELETWVETWAFSETIHSRSYTHIIRNIVNDPAVVFDDIVTNEQILKRAEGISHYYDDLIELTSYWHLLGEGTHNVNGKTVTVNLRELKKKLYLCLMSVNALEAIRFYVSFACSFAFAERELMEGNAKIIKLIARDEALHLTGTQHMLNLLRSGVDDPEMAEIAEECKQDCYNLFVLAAEQEKEWAEYLFQGGSMIGLNKDILCQYVDYITNIRMQAVGLDLPFQTRSNPIPWINAWLVSDNVQVAPQEVEVSSYLVGQIDSEVNTDDLSDFQL
- the nrdA gene encoding class 1a ribonucleoside-diphosphate reductase subunit alpha, translating into MNQSLLVTKRDGRTERINLDKIHRVLDWAAEGLNNVSISQVELRSHIQFYDGIKTSDIHETIIKAAADLISRDAPDYQYLAARLAIFHLRKKAYGQFEPPTLFNHVLKMVELGKYDHHLLEDYSEEEFRQMDAFIEHDRDLTFSYAAVKQLEGKYLVQNRVTGEIYESAQFLYILVAACLFSNYPRETRLDYVKRFYDAVSTFKISLPTPIMSGVRTPTRQFSSCVLIECGDSLDSINATSSAIVKYVSQRAGIGINAGRIRALGSPIRGGEAFHTGCIPFYKHFQTAVKSCSQGGVRGGAATLFYPMWHLEVESLLVLKNNRGVEGNRVRHMDYGVQINKLMYTRLLKGEDITLFSPSDVPGLYDAFFADQDEFERLYTRYEKDDSIRKQRVKAVELFSLMMQERASTGRIYIQNVDHCNTHSPFDPAIAPVRQSNLCLEIALPTKPLMDVNDENGEIALCTLSAFNLGAINSLDELEELATLAVRALDALLDYQDYPIPAAKRGAMGRRTLGIGVINFAYYLAKHGVRYSDGSANNLTHKTFEAIQYFLLKASNELAKEQGACPWFNETTYAKGILPTDTYKKDLDAIVTKELHYDWEALRESIKTHGLRNSTLSALMPSETSSQISNATNGIEPPRGHVSIKASKDGILRQVVPDYEHLKDSYELLWDMPNNDGYLQLVGIMQKFIDQSISANTNYDPTRFPSGKVPMQQLLKDLLTAYKFGVKTLYYQNTRDGAEDSQDDMVPSIQDDGCESGACKI
- the ubiG gene encoding bifunctional 2-polyprenyl-6-hydroxyphenol methylase/3-demethylubiquinol 3-O-methyltransferase UbiG, coding for MNAEKPSVAHNVDHDEIAKFEAVASRWWDLEGEFKPLHRINPLRLGYIAERAGGLFGKTVLDVGCGGGILAESMAREGANVTGLDMGFEPLQVARLHGLESGVKVDYVQRTVEEHAAAHPQQYDVVTCMEMLEHVPDPQSVVHACAKLVKPGGHVFFSTLNRNRKAWLMAVVGAEYVLRMVPKGTHDVKKFIKPAELLGWVDETVLKECHITGLHYNPLTDKFKLAPGVDVNYMLHTKAQND
- the gyrA gene encoding DNA topoisomerase (ATP-hydrolyzing) subunit A, with the translated sequence MSDLAREITPVNIEEELKSSYLDYAMSVIVGRALPDVRDGLKPVHRRVLYAMNVLGNDWNKAYKKSARVVGDVIGKYHPHGDTAVYDTIVRMAQPFSLRYMLVDGQGNFGSVDGDSAAAMRYTEIRMSKIAHELMADLEKETVDFVDNYDGTERIPDVMPTKIPNLLVNGASGIAVGMATNIPPHNLTEVINGCLAYIDDENISVEGLMEHIPGPDFPTSAIINGRRGIEEAYRTGRGKIYIRARAEVEADAKTGRETIIVHEIPYQVNKARLIEKIAELVKEKRLEGISGLRDESDKDGMRIVIEIKRDAVGEVVLNNLYSQTQMQVSFGINMVALHHGQPKIMNLKDILSAFVRHRREVVTRRTIFELRKARDRAHILEALAIALANIDPIIELIRRAPTPAEAKAGLVARSWELGNVSAMLERAGDDAARPEWLEPEFGVRDGQYYLTEQQAQAILDLRLQKLTGLEHEKLLDEYKELLEQIAELLRILGSADRLMEVIREELELVREQFGDARRTEITANTADINIEDLISQEDVVVTLSHQGYVKYQPLTDYEAQRRGGKGKSAARIKEEDFIDRLLVANTHDTILCFSSRGRLYWMKVYQLPEASRGARGRPIVNLLPLEANERITAILPVREYEEGVNVFMATASGTVKKTALTEFSRPRSAGIIAVNLNEGDELIGVDLTSGSDEVMLFSAAGKVVRFKENAVRAMGRTATGVRGIKLAGEDKVVSLIVPKGEGAILTVTQNGYGKRTAETEYPTKSRGTQGVISIKVTERNGSVVGAVQVADSDQIMMITDAGTLVRTRVSEVSIVGRNTQGVILIRTAEDENVVGLQRVAEPVDEEELDAIDGSAAEGDDEIVPEADTDDDVADDADE